One Algoriphagus sp. Y33 genomic window, CCAACTATTCCGGAGAAAGTAAGGTGCGATTTACGCGTATCCCTTTTGGCCGAAGAGCTGAAAGAGTTGGAAGAAGCTATCGCAAACGATGATTTAGTAGAAGTGGCAGATGCTTTATGTGACCTCCAGTATGTGCTTTCCGGGGCAATTTTGGAGTTTGGCTTAGGAGAGAAATTCAAAACTCTCTTCGACGAAGTGCAGCGCTCAAATATGAGCAAAGCTTGCAAAACGGAAGAGGAAGCAAAAGCTACTGTGGCACACTATGATTCCAAAGGAACAGAATGCTTCTATGAAAAAGAAGGTGATCTGTACTTGGTCTTCAGGAAAGG contains:
- a CDS encoding nucleoside triphosphate pyrophosphohydrolase family protein, whose protein sequence is MQDPKSLTSVALFHETFKHPVLPSPTIPEKVRCDLRVSLLAEELKELEEAIANDDLVEVADALCDLQYVLSGAILEFGLGEKFKTLFDEVQRSNMSKACKTEEEAKATVAHYDSKGTECFYEKEGDLYLVFRKGDRKTLKSVAYSPADLEGIIKS